A single region of the Lactobacillus isalae genome encodes:
- a CDS encoding SIR2 family protein, protein MNREINIPNSYREAKRIIQEAKDADQLVLFIGAGVSINSGMPIWKDAVQHIGNLLGLGKIENSDFLKIPQYYYNSHGKQAYNTLMREIFKDGINLPVSDIHRKILRFNARSIITTNYDNLIERASEEYGEIRQIISQDKDIPYRKYNKELIKMHGDFAHDNFVLKEEDYLNYSKNFKLIENYIKSIIGSKVLLFIGYSFNDPDLKQIFTWVKNIVGENMRFSYLVNADSIYDENEELYYKNLGVKIIYASELNQDSFDSTNVGMNLNNVLDYFLLPDRTSNLIDDIYIELKKYNDFPYITIKHLNSALWKRGFYIADNLFLSAGNTSKKIQKTLNILCSDLDDIQDPVEKQKVKTILNILHKSMIQGIKSDNKKITFDTPTKKTNIEEYVYTFNWQMLNKLKNKNEILLEKNSGEVLLQQASIAYYLGDLLSSYNYLKQASIALFEERAYGLYYISQFNRKWIGKIITEASYRFEIDESAVEAIKDEISNIDFSKRSDDINDKVPLIRDIDHWSYSYTIFQDLYDLNLKTSKQANTDYMFFHGVPGYEQAQIKAMDLYNFVFKNYLLLDFYRDINDNYKLYIRTILFSVASDEKKILLIH, encoded by the coding sequence ATGAATAGAGAAATAAATATTCCAAATTCATACAGAGAAGCGAAAAGAATCATTCAAGAAGCCAAAGATGCTGATCAATTAGTTTTGTTTATTGGAGCAGGTGTATCAATTAATTCTGGTATGCCTATTTGGAAAGATGCAGTGCAACACATAGGAAATTTACTTGGACTTGGTAAAATTGAAAACAGTGATTTTCTAAAAATACCACAATATTACTATAATTCTCATGGAAAACAAGCATACAATACTTTAATGAGAGAAATATTTAAAGATGGTATAAATTTGCCAGTATCTGATATTCATCGTAAAATTTTAAGATTTAATGCGCGCTCTATTATTACTACAAATTATGATAATCTTATTGAACGTGCATCAGAAGAATATGGAGAAATTAGACAGATAATTTCGCAAGATAAAGATATACCATATAGAAAATACAATAAAGAATTAATAAAAATGCATGGGGACTTCGCACATGATAATTTTGTATTGAAAGAAGAAGATTATTTAAATTATTCTAAAAATTTCAAGCTGATAGAGAATTATATTAAATCAATCATAGGATCTAAAGTTCTTTTATTTATTGGTTATTCTTTTAATGATCCAGATTTAAAACAGATCTTTACTTGGGTAAAAAATATTGTTGGTGAGAATATGCGATTCTCTTATTTAGTTAATGCTGATAGTATATATGATGAAAATGAGGAGTTATATTATAAAAATCTTGGGGTAAAAATTATATATGCAAGCGAATTAAACCAAGATAGCTTTGATTCAACGAATGTCGGTATGAATCTTAATAATGTTTTAGATTATTTTCTGTTACCGGATAGAACGTCTAATTTAATTGATGATATATATATTGAACTAAAAAAGTATAATGACTTTCCTTATATAACTATAAAGCATTTGAATAGTGCACTATGGAAGCGTGGTTTTTATATTGCAGATAATTTGTTTTTATCTGCAGGTAATACTAGTAAGAAGATACAAAAAACGCTGAATATACTTTGTTCTGATTTAGATGATATACAAGATCCTGTTGAAAAACAAAAAGTAAAAACAATTTTAAATATACTACATAAAAGCATGATTCAGGGAATAAAAAGTGATAATAAAAAGATAACATTTGATACTCCTACGAAAAAGACAAATATAGAGGAGTATGTATATACTTTTAACTGGCAAATGCTTAATAAATTAAAAAATAAAAACGAGATTTTATTAGAAAAAAATAGTGGTGAAGTTCTTCTTCAGCAGGCGAGCATAGCTTATTACTTGGGAGATCTGTTGTCTAGCTATAATTATTTAAAACAAGCAAGTATTGCACTTTTTGAAGAAAGAGCATATGGATTATATTATATTTCACAATTTAATAGAAAATGGATTGGTAAAATTATTACCGAGGCATCTTATAGATTTGAGATTGATGAATCTGCAGTCGAAGCGATTAAAGATGAAATAAGTAATATTGATTTTAGTAAAAGATCGGATGACATAAATGATAAAGTCCCCCTAATAAGGGATATTGATCATTGGAGCTATTCTTATACTATATTTCAAGATTTGTATGATTTAAACCTAAAAACTTCTAAACAAGCAAATACAGATTATATGTTTTTTCACGGTGTTCCAGGTTATGAACAAGCTCAGATTAAAGCAATGGACTTATATAATTTTGTTTTCAAAAATTATTTATTATTAGATTTTTATAGAGATATTAATGATAATTATAAGTTATATATTCGCACTATACTTTTTTCTGTTGCGTCCGATGAAAAAAAGATACTTTTGATCCATTGA
- a CDS encoding DUF2075 domain-containing protein, with product MTKRNLKSPVIYKTKYNVQTASQLNTQISEEYATDETKRVLLTEFPTVYVINDPINSKRSQYTVYVGETNDIQRRTLQHLDADPAKRDDFFNFKNSKNANMFVIGHEHFNKSMTLDIENRLMQYLSSVPAVHRLNNRRHNEQNRYYDSDEFNSLFNLIWKKLGNQNDDLFPARKIIESSAIFKASPFNKLTNEQLLAKSKVIDKINETLFVQKNKNLPEGQLILVEGNAGSGKTVLMSNIFYDLVHEDQISAKEQRGGKKAERLSVAMIVNQNEQLKVYEKISQKLFDKDEQVLVAKPITFINKVKPSKKIDIALIDEAHLLLTQRNQAYAKYGKNMLEDILKRAKVVMAVYDPAQVLSIASVLEDEKFADLERKAGKENIIYLKNQMRIDASQATIDWLRNLIDNGIINKIPQDSKYQIKVFKTPEEMQKAIEEKNKDQKNGISRMVATFDWEYSGGKTQPPKNQKYWEVSEGDWHMPWNYEINKRDKYESKHRAHRTVKYSNQSWAEKDYTIAEIGSTYTVQGFDLNYVGVELGPSVKYRNGRIIHDPAESSNSKATQKRDSTKSYADMLLKNEFNVLMTRGVHGLYIHAVDPELQKALEKAKNN from the coding sequence TTGACAAAAAGAAATCTAAAATCACCGGTAATATATAAAACTAAATATAACGTTCAAACAGCTAGTCAATTAAATACACAGATTAGTGAAGAATATGCTACGGATGAAACAAAAAGAGTTTTATTAACTGAGTTCCCGACTGTTTATGTCATTAATGATCCGATAAATAGTAAAAGGTCACAATACACAGTTTATGTTGGTGAAACGAATGATATTCAAAGACGTACATTACAGCATTTAGATGCAGATCCAGCTAAACGTGATGATTTTTTTAACTTCAAAAATTCAAAAAATGCAAATATGTTTGTAATTGGTCACGAGCATTTTAATAAATCTATGACTTTAGACATAGAAAATAGATTGATGCAGTATCTAAGTAGTGTGCCAGCTGTACATCGTTTAAATAATAGACGTCATAATGAGCAAAATAGATACTATGATTCAGATGAATTTAATAGTTTATTTAATCTGATTTGGAAAAAACTAGGTAACCAAAATGACGATTTATTTCCTGCACGTAAAATTATTGAATCTTCAGCTATATTTAAAGCTTCACCATTTAATAAATTAACGAATGAACAATTGTTAGCAAAATCTAAGGTTATAGATAAAATCAATGAAACTTTATTTGTTCAAAAAAATAAAAATCTGCCTGAAGGTCAATTGATTTTAGTTGAGGGAAATGCCGGATCAGGTAAAACTGTGTTAATGAGCAATATTTTTTATGATTTGGTACATGAAGATCAAATTTCTGCAAAAGAGCAAAGAGGAGGTAAAAAAGCTGAAAGATTATCAGTAGCAATGATTGTTAACCAAAATGAACAACTTAAGGTATATGAAAAAATATCACAGAAACTCTTTGATAAAGATGAACAAGTACTGGTGGCTAAGCCAATTACATTTATAAATAAGGTTAAGCCATCGAAAAAAATTGATATAGCTTTGATTGATGAAGCGCATTTACTACTGACACAAAGAAATCAAGCATATGCTAAGTACGGAAAGAATATGTTAGAAGATATTTTAAAACGAGCAAAAGTAGTTATGGCCGTTTATGATCCTGCGCAAGTTTTGTCAATAGCTTCTGTTTTAGAAGATGAAAAATTTGCTGATTTGGAACGAAAAGCAGGTAAGGAAAATATTATTTATTTGAAAAATCAAATGAGAATTGACGCTTCTCAAGCTACAATAGATTGGCTTCGTAATCTTATTGATAATGGAATCATTAATAAAATACCTCAAGATAGTAAATATCAAATCAAAGTTTTTAAGACTCCTGAGGAAATGCAAAAGGCCATTGAGGAAAAGAACAAAGATCAAAAAAATGGAATTAGCAGAATGGTTGCAACTTTTGATTGGGAATATTCAGGAGGAAAAACACAACCGCCAAAAAATCAAAAATATTGGGAAGTATCTGAGGGCGATTGGCATATGCCATGGAACTATGAGATTAATAAACGAGATAAATATGAAAGCAAGCATAGAGCACATAGAACCGTAAAATATAGTAATCAATCATGGGCAGAAAAAGACTATACTATTGCGGAAATAGGATCAACCTACACAGTACAAGGTTTTGATTTGAACTATGTTGGTGTTGAACTTGGTCCCTCTGTAAAATATCGTAATGGTCGAATTATCCATGATCCAGCAGAAAGTTCTAACAGTAAAGCGACGCAGAAACGTGATTCAACTAAGAGTTATGCTGATATGTTATTAAAAAATGAATTCAATGTTTTAATGACACGTGGTGTGCATGGTTTGTATATTCATGCTGTTGATCCAGAGCTGCAAAAGGCGTTAGAGAAAGCGAAAAACAATTAG
- a CDS encoding DUF3800 domain-containing protein — translation MILKKLFQPRRHAKEFHIFIDESISFQSHSNNTTEQFYTGFLVIPTFQLRELYDRYFQKIYRSHRKREKKSVNVSDTMNRLALDIVNPFLTSAYIYQRPTYHKQDTSLDKAIVQQVLMLQSYIYPIKKIIADLRHHNPTVDLKLHIYLDQTNLNSQLESEYFSCKLLSQIIKSLGEENHMLFSYQTCDSKKELGIQMADMLVGVYRKQEKHGVNDENTTIIPFKVTSMIDTLDFQDQDTFLKLYVLVSLTMKSPTKKDLTAFKKVLKNKLDLDSHQHQKTNNFNTIRMKLTKAKTKTDEEKFNRKFVKILISLNKFLLKIYGQEVPSAYINNLSRKYNHKSCNRSITNMQRNINKVQLSKLKIFILKLGVRRFNKQLDKLL, via the coding sequence ATGATTCTGAAAAAACTTTTTCAACCACGACGGCATGCTAAAGAATTCCATATTTTTATTGATGAAAGCATCTCGTTTCAATCTCACTCAAATAATACAACTGAACAGTTTTATACCGGTTTTTTAGTCATTCCAACTTTTCAGCTCAGAGAGCTATATGATAGGTATTTTCAAAAAATCTATCGCTCACATCGTAAAAGAGAGAAAAAGAGTGTAAATGTTTCAGACACGATGAATCGGTTAGCTTTAGATATTGTTAACCCCTTTCTAACTAGCGCTTATATTTATCAACGCCCTACTTACCATAAGCAGGATACTTCACTTGATAAAGCTATTGTGCAGCAAGTGTTAATGCTTCAATCTTACATTTACCCAATTAAAAAAATTATTGCAGATCTACGCCACCACAATCCTACTGTTGACTTAAAATTACATATTTATCTTGATCAAACTAATTTGAATTCTCAGCTTGAAAGTGAATATTTTAGCTGTAAGTTACTTTCCCAGATTATCAAAAGTTTAGGCGAAGAAAACCATATGCTTTTCAGCTATCAAACGTGCGACAGTAAGAAAGAGTTAGGTATTCAAATGGCTGATATGCTCGTTGGGGTCTATCGCAAGCAAGAAAAACATGGCGTAAATGATGAGAATACCACTATCATTCCTTTTAAAGTTACATCAATGATTGATACTCTAGATTTTCAAGATCAAGACACCTTTTTGAAATTATATGTTTTAGTAAGTCTTACAATGAAAAGTCCTACTAAAAAAGATTTAACAGCTTTTAAAAAAGTACTTAAGAATAAGCTAGACTTGGATTCTCACCAACATCAAAAAACAAATAACTTTAATACTATAAGAATGAAATTAACTAAGGCAAAAACTAAAACGGATGAAGAAAAATTTAACCGCAAATTTGTCAAAATTTTAATCTCATTGAATAAATTCCTACTTAAAATTTATGGGCAAGAAGTGCCAAGTGCGTACATTAACAACTTAAGTCGAAAATATAATCATAAAAGCTGTAATCGTTCAATCACTAATATGCAACGAAATATAAACAAAGTACAATTAAGTAAACTTAAGATTTTTATACTTAAATTAGGTGTTAGAAGATTTAACAAACAACTGGATAAATTATTATAA
- a CDS encoding tetratricopeptide repeat protein, which translates to MTYSEQLLDAIQNHDFSDNRILLKKALDNDDPEVLASLAENLTDLGFTDLSKEVYRYLIAQFPREDLFKVYLAEILLNDGDEDDGLQLLYDVKPESDAYVESLLDLADYYQSNGLIETARQKLLEAHKLAPEEDAINFGLAELDYLSGDYGEALGLYRELAKENKTFGEVVLSQRIAACLAKLGEYEEAANEIKSHENDILSIDALYEAGLIMLSAGDNKAAIKYLDQVIETQPDYVNAYPLLAQAYVAEDNNEEVLRTAQTGLSYNELDEVLYSLGAKAAANLNQLDEAERLLKKGLEIAPDNSDLRLQLSNLYLHQHQDEANIALFKDLDDEELEPQAHWNMAISYQRLEDYDKAKSEFLLAYPAFQQNASFLRQMISLFYELREIPTTKELIKKYLQVQPDDIDMQDMLDELNSEE; encoded by the coding sequence ATGACTTATTCTGAACAACTATTAGATGCAATTCAAAATCACGATTTTTCTGATAATCGAATTCTTCTTAAAAAAGCACTTGATAATGATGATCCAGAAGTTTTAGCCTCGTTAGCTGAAAATTTAACTGATCTTGGTTTTACTGATCTTTCTAAGGAAGTTTATCGTTATTTGATTGCACAATTTCCAAGAGAAGATTTGTTTAAGGTATACTTAGCTGAGATTTTGTTAAATGATGGCGATGAAGACGATGGCTTGCAGCTTTTATATGATGTAAAGCCAGAAAGTGATGCTTATGTCGAAAGTTTGCTTGATTTGGCTGATTATTACCAAAGTAATGGCCTGATCGAAACAGCTCGTCAAAAGCTCTTGGAAGCTCATAAATTGGCTCCTGAAGAAGATGCAATTAACTTTGGCTTAGCTGAACTTGATTATTTAAGTGGCGACTATGGTGAAGCATTAGGCTTGTATCGTGAGCTTGCAAAAGAAAACAAGACCTTTGGTGAGGTAGTTTTAAGCCAAAGAATCGCCGCTTGTCTTGCTAAGTTAGGTGAGTACGAAGAAGCAGCAAACGAAATTAAGAGTCATGAAAATGATATCTTGAGTATTGATGCTTTGTATGAAGCAGGTCTAATTATGTTATCTGCTGGCGACAACAAAGCCGCAATTAAGTACTTAGATCAAGTGATCGAAACTCAACCGGACTATGTAAATGCATATCCATTGCTTGCTCAAGCTTATGTCGCAGAAGATAATAATGAAGAAGTATTGAGAACGGCTCAGACAGGTCTTTCTTATAATGAACTAGATGAAGTCTTGTATAGTTTGGGTGCTAAAGCAGCTGCTAATTTAAATCAACTGGATGAAGCAGAACGCTTGCTTAAGAAGGGCCTAGAAATCGCTCCAGACAATAGTGACTTGCGCTTGCAACTATCTAACTTGTATCTTCACCAGCACCAAGATGAGGCTAATATTGCCTTATTTAAGGATCTTGATGATGAAGAGCTTGAACCACAAGCTCACTGGAATATGGCTATCTCATATCAAAGACTTGAAGACTATGATAAGGCTAAGAGTGAATTCTTACTTGCTTATCCTGCCTTTCAACAAAATGCAAGCTTCTTGAGACAAATGATTAGCTTGTTCTATGAATTGCGTGAAATTCCAACGACTAAGGAATTAATTAAGAAGTATTTGCAAGTTCAACCTGACGATATTGATATGCAAGATATGCTAGATGAATTGAATAGTGAAGAGTAG
- a CDS encoding HU family DNA-binding protein, with protein sequence MANKAELVSEVAAKTDLTKKEVAAAVDAIFNSIQEDLAKGEKVQLIGFGTFEVRHRAARKGRNPQTGAEIEIPASKVPAFKPGKALKDAVK encoded by the coding sequence ATGGCAAACAAGGCAGAATTAGTTTCTGAAGTTGCTGCTAAAACTGACTTAACCAAGAAAGAAGTTGCTGCTGCAGTTGATGCAATCTTTAACTCTATTCAAGAAGATCTTGCTAAGGGTGAAAAAGTTCAATTGATCGGTTTCGGTACTTTTGAAGTACGTCACCGTGCAGCTCGTAAGGGTCGTAACCCACAAACTGGGGCTGAAATCGAAATCCCAGCTTCTAAGGTTCCTGCATTCAAGCCAGGTAAGGCTCTTAAGGATGCTGTTAAGTAA
- the der gene encoding ribosome biogenesis GTPase Der, giving the protein MSLPIVALVGRPNVGKSTIFNRIINSRVAIVEDKAGVTRDRIYARAEWMGHEFILIDTGGITLDSGEIEEQIKAQAEIAIDEADVIVMLGDVTQHMTNMDETIARMLYRTKKPVILAVNKADNPEQRTDIYDFYSLGLGDPIPVSGSHGTGMGDLLDAIVGEFGDKANQHEDDSIRFSVIGRPNVGKSSLVNAILGEQRVIVSNIEGTTRDAIDTTFTNDGQKYTIVDTAGIRRRGKVYEKTEKYSVLRAISAIEESDITLLVLDASTGIREQDKHVAGYAHDAGRGVIIVVNKWDLPKKDSTSMKDFENTIRQEFQYLDYAPIIFVSAKTGQRVPNILKLVKEVHDNQTRRIKSSVLNDLLLEATRITPTPLVNGKRLRIYYMTQVAVTPPTFVVFVNDPELLHFSYQRFLINQLRQNFDFVGTPIKILARKRK; this is encoded by the coding sequence ATGTCATTACCTATCGTTGCTTTAGTTGGACGACCAAATGTTGGTAAGTCAACTATTTTTAACAGAATTATTAATTCTCGTGTAGCTATTGTTGAAGATAAGGCCGGAGTTACCAGAGATAGAATTTATGCCCGTGCTGAATGGATGGGCCATGAATTTATCCTAATTGATACTGGTGGTATTACTTTAGACTCTGGTGAAATTGAAGAGCAAATTAAAGCTCAAGCTGAAATCGCGATTGATGAAGCTGATGTAATTGTGATGTTAGGGGATGTTACCCAACACATGACTAACATGGACGAAACAATTGCTAGAATGCTTTATCGAACTAAGAAGCCAGTTATTTTGGCTGTTAATAAGGCTGATAATCCTGAACAAAGAACTGATATTTATGATTTCTATAGTTTAGGTCTAGGTGACCCAATTCCTGTTTCTGGTAGTCACGGAACTGGAATGGGTGACTTGCTAGATGCCATTGTTGGTGAGTTTGGTGATAAAGCTAATCAACATGAAGATGATTCAATTCGCTTTAGTGTGATTGGTCGTCCTAACGTAGGTAAGTCTTCACTTGTGAATGCTATCTTAGGTGAACAGCGTGTTATTGTTTCTAACATCGAAGGAACGACGAGAGACGCCATTGACACGACTTTTACTAATGATGGGCAAAAGTATACTATTGTCGATACGGCTGGTATTAGACGTCGTGGGAAGGTGTATGAGAAGACAGAGAAGTATTCTGTCTTAAGAGCAATAAGCGCTATTGAAGAAAGTGACATTACCTTGCTAGTTTTAGACGCTAGCACAGGAATTCGTGAGCAAGATAAGCACGTTGCTGGATATGCTCATGATGCAGGCCGAGGCGTAATTATTGTCGTAAATAAGTGGGATCTCCCTAAAAAAGATAGTACAAGTATGAAGGATTTTGAAAATACAATTAGACAAGAGTTCCAATACTTGGACTATGCGCCAATTATTTTTGTTTCCGCTAAAACTGGTCAAAGAGTTCCAAATATCTTGAAACTGGTTAAGGAAGTTCACGATAATCAAACTCGTCGCATTAAGTCTAGCGTCTTGAATGACTTGCTTCTTGAAGCGACAAGAATCACACCAACTCCGCTTGTTAACGGAAAGAGATTAAGAATCTATTACATGACGCAAGTTGCAGTGACTCCACCAACATTTGTTGTCTTTGTAAATGATCCTGAATTATTGCACTTCTCATATCAAAGATTCTTAATTAATCAGTTACGTCAAAACTTTGATTTTGTAGGAACTCCGATTAAAATCTTAGCTAGAAAACGTAAATAA
- the rpsA gene encoding 30S ribosomal protein S1, translating into MTDNSNQFLDALKEMQGVEVGNIVNVEVLSVEDGQIAVGVENAGVEGVITKREFTNDRNADLNQLVKPGDKFEALVLRRAGGDKENGEFFFSVTRLKEREAYKELEKVFEEGKTVEGTVTGAVRGGLLVDVGTRGFLPASLISNRYVSDLKPYIGKKMNLKITEIDPNKNRLILSRKDLIEKEREEAFENVASQLVVGDTVEGKVSRLTGFGAFVDVGGVDGLVHISEISYKHVDKPSDVLKAGQDVKVKVIGIDDDRHRISLSIKQTLPSPFEEATEGLHEGDIIEGEVKTLTSFGAFIEVADGIQGLVHVSEIANKHVDKPSDVLKVGQTVKVKVLSVDPSDRRISLSIKQADPNAAKSENNSRPRRRQDSVADKYMNDNDNGFALGDIIGDQLKDKD; encoded by the coding sequence ATGACAGATAATAGTAATCAATTCTTAGATGCTCTAAAAGAAATGCAGGGAGTTGAAGTCGGCAACATTGTTAACGTTGAAGTTTTAAGTGTTGAAGATGGTCAAATCGCTGTTGGTGTTGAAAATGCAGGTGTTGAAGGTGTAATCACTAAGCGTGAATTCACTAACGACCGTAATGCAGATTTGAACCAATTGGTAAAACCTGGTGATAAGTTTGAAGCTTTAGTTCTTAGAAGAGCTGGTGGCGATAAAGAAAACGGTGAATTCTTCTTCTCAGTTACTCGTTTGAAGGAAAGAGAAGCTTACAAAGAATTAGAAAAGGTCTTCGAAGAAGGCAAGACTGTTGAAGGTACTGTAACTGGTGCTGTTCGCGGTGGTTTATTAGTTGACGTTGGTACACGTGGATTCTTACCAGCATCACTTATTTCTAACCGTTACGTTTCTGACTTGAAGCCTTACATTGGCAAGAAGATGAACTTGAAGATCACTGAAATTGATCCTAACAAGAACAGATTAATTCTTTCAAGAAAAGACTTAATCGAAAAAGAACGTGAAGAAGCATTCGAAAACGTTGCTTCACAATTGGTTGTAGGTGATACTGTTGAAGGTAAAGTATCACGTTTAACTGGTTTTGGTGCCTTTGTTGACGTTGGTGGTGTGGACGGTTTAGTTCACATTTCAGAAATTTCTTACAAGCATGTTGACAAGCCAAGCGATGTTTTGAAGGCTGGTCAAGATGTTAAGGTTAAAGTTATCGGTATTGATGACGATAGACACAGAATCTCCCTGTCAATTAAGCAAACTTTACCATCCCCATTTGAAGAAGCTACTGAAGGCTTACACGAAGGTGACATCATTGAAGGTGAAGTTAAGACTTTGACTTCATTCGGTGCATTCATCGAAGTAGCTGATGGAATTCAAGGCTTAGTACACGTTTCAGAAATTGCTAACAAGCACGTTGATAAGCCAAGTGATGTTTTAAAGGTTGGTCAAACTGTTAAAGTTAAAGTTTTAAGTGTTGACCCAAGTGACAGAAGAATCTCATTGTCAATCAAGCAAGCTGATCCTAATGCTGCTAAGAGTGAAAACAACTCACGTCCACGTCGTCGTCAAGATTCTGTAGCTGATAAGTACATGAATGACAATGACAACGGTTTTGCTTTAGGTGACATTATTGGTGATCAACTTAAAGATAAGGATTAA
- the cmk gene encoding (d)CMP kinase — MQVAIDGPASAGKSTVAKIIAHNLGYIYIDTGAMYRACTLIAHDNHVDYGDEKAILDLVDKSTIDFKQEDGEQKVYVNGKDVSIAIRTPEITENVSQVSALKSIREKMVELQREMAGKHDVIMDGRDIGTTVLPDAEVKIFLIASVASRAKRRFLDFQEKGIHQDLKDIEHDIEVRDYKDSHRKISPLKKAADAIELDTTNLTIDEVVAKISEIIQKKQKN, encoded by the coding sequence ATGCAAGTAGCTATTGATGGTCCTGCATCTGCGGGTAAAAGTACAGTTGCTAAAATTATCGCACATAATTTGGGCTATATTTATATCGATACTGGTGCAATGTATCGAGCATGTACATTAATTGCACACGACAATCACGTTGACTATGGGGATGAGAAGGCAATTTTAGACCTAGTTGACAAGAGCACAATTGATTTTAAGCAAGAAGACGGTGAACAAAAGGTTTATGTAAATGGCAAGGATGTATCGATTGCTATTAGAACACCGGAAATTACCGAAAATGTTTCGCAAGTATCAGCCTTGAAGTCAATTCGTGAAAAGATGGTTGAATTGCAGCGTGAGATGGCAGGTAAGCACGATGTAATTATGGATGGTCGTGATATTGGAACGACAGTTTTACCAGATGCAGAGGTAAAGATTTTCTTAATTGCAAGTGTTGCATCAAGAGCTAAAAGACGCTTTTTAGATTTTCAAGAAAAGGGAATCCATCAAGACTTAAAAGATATTGAACATGATATTGAAGTTCGAGACTATAAAGATTCTCACCGTAAAATTTCTCCCTTAAAAAAGGCAGCCGATGCGATCGAATTAGATACGACAAACCTAACAATTGATGAGGTTGTAGCCAAAATAAGCGAGATAATTCAAAAAAAGCAAAAAAATTAA
- a CDS encoding ECF transporter S component, translating into MQRKTSLSHVRLAYWLAWAMIGALAFLIMKIEVPIIPGFDYLKMDFSDSLVALSTLVFGPLGGTMIALFKSLLSLFISGFNPISMIGQLAAFLASLAYILPFYYISKKHEDKVKYQILGLVVGTLALTVVMSLANYFVLTPMYISLMGFKLNSSLLTYVVSAIIPFNLIKGLINSIVVLLLAKTLLPVLEKFVRRNF; encoded by the coding sequence ATGCAAAGAAAAACTAGTTTAAGTCATGTGAGACTCGCTTATTGGCTCGCTTGGGCAATGATTGGTGCATTAGCATTTTTAATTATGAAAATTGAAGTACCAATTATTCCAGGCTTTGATTACTTAAAGATGGACTTTTCTGATTCGTTAGTTGCACTAAGTACCTTGGTTTTTGGCCCTTTGGGCGGAACCATGATTGCATTATTTAAGTCCTTATTGAGCCTTTTTATTTCAGGCTTTAATCCAATTTCAATGATTGGACAATTAGCAGCATTTCTAGCAAGTCTAGCCTATATTTTGCCTTTCTACTACATTAGTAAAAAGCATGAAGACAAGGTTAAATACCAAATTTTAGGCTTAGTTGTAGGAACATTAGCTTTAACAGTTGTGATGTCATTAGCTAATTACTTTGTTTTAACTCCAATGTATATTTCCCTAATGGGCTTTAAGTTAAATTCATCGCTTTTAACTTATGTTGTTTCTGCAATTATTCCTTTCAATTTAATTAAGGGTTTAATTAACAGTATTGTCGTTTTACTATTAGCTAAGACTTTATTGCCAGTCTTAGAAAAATTCGTAAGACGTAATTTCTAA